Proteins found in one Paucidesulfovibrio longus DSM 6739 genomic segment:
- a CDS encoding DUF523 domain-containing protein — protein MERCRIGISRCLLGERVRYDGGARPAPLVVAALRSVAELVPICPEVESGMTVPREPAEVGGTPLRPTFHCLDSGRDLTFQLMSWIWPRLVRFAQEPVQGMVLKSNSPSCAAVVPKRVFKAGGGTAGRSLGLFARAFQEQFPWIPMADEIVLADPVRREEFMRRVRACQARNRSVLHG, from the coding sequence ATGGAACGCTGCCGCATAGGAATCAGCCGCTGCCTGCTTGGAGAGCGGGTCCGTTACGACGGCGGCGCCCGCCCCGCCCCCCTGGTCGTGGCGGCCCTTCGGAGCGTGGCCGAACTGGTGCCGATCTGTCCCGAGGTGGAAAGCGGCATGACCGTGCCTCGCGAGCCTGCCGAAGTCGGGGGAACCCCGCTCCGTCCGACCTTCCATTGCCTGGACTCGGGGCGCGATCTCACCTTTCAGCTGATGAGCTGGATCTGGCCTCGACTGGTACGTTTTGCGCAGGAACCCGTGCAGGGGATGGTGCTCAAGAGCAATTCCCCCAGCTGCGCGGCTGTCGTGCCGAAGCGCGTGTTCAAGGCGGGCGGGGGCACGGCCGGGCGCAGCCTCGGCCTTTTTGCGCGGGCGTTTCAGGAGCAGTTTCCTTGGATTCCCATGGCCGATGAAATCGTTCTCGCGGACCCCGTGCGCCGCGAGGAATTCATGAGGCGCGTTCGCGCCTGTCAGGCCAGGAACAGGAGTGTCTTGCATGGTTGA
- a CDS encoding DUF1614 domain-containing protein — MRFIYQSGGPGSLLAMIVFLALLLLFFVVLPANIAAHAAEGLGLTPVQGILLLVAMVLSRGVEFTLYRSERLVRDVVRPDMPLSAFMRMQGMAPPEEEMFGDELVPQTFAVGVGGLLLPLGMSLVFLGRVAALPGALAWTGAAVALAAVVCFAATTYRPGMAPKLPVFMPPVCAALTAFMLPSQGFTASAAFAAAVLGPVLGSGVAPLLVPRLRARVDAPRVVLGGEGFFWGVFFGCIVAGLVA, encoded by the coding sequence TTGCTGCTTTTCTTTGTTGTCCTGCCTGCGAACATAGCGGCCCACGCGGCCGAAGGCCTGGGCCTGACCCCGGTGCAGGGCATTTTGCTCTTGGTGGCGATGGTCCTGAGCAGAGGCGTCGAATTCACGTTGTATCGCAGCGAGCGTCTCGTGCGCGACGTGGTCCGACCGGACATGCCGCTGTCCGCCTTTATGCGCATGCAGGGCATGGCTCCTCCCGAAGAAGAGATGTTCGGCGACGAACTCGTGCCGCAGACCTTTGCCGTCGGAGTCGGCGGTCTGCTCCTGCCCTTGGGCATGAGCCTCGTGTTTCTGGGGCGCGTGGCGGCGTTGCCCGGCGCGCTGGCCTGGACCGGCGCGGCCGTGGCCCTGGCCGCCGTGGTCTGCTTCGCCGCCACCACATATCGGCCTGGAATGGCGCCGAAGCTGCCCGTGTTCATGCCGCCCGTGTGCGCGGCGCTGACCGCGTTCATGCTGCCTTCGCAGGGATTCACCGCATCGGCCGCGTTCGCGGCCGCGGTTCTCGGCCCTGTCCTGGGCAGCGGAGTCGCGCCGCTGCTTGTGCCGCGCCTGCGTGCGCGGGTGGATGCGCCGCGGGTCGTGCTTGGCGGCGAGGGATTTTTCTGGGGCGTGTTTTTCGGCTGCATCGTGGCCGGGCTTGTGGCCTAG